From a region of the Impatiens glandulifera chromosome 4, dImpGla2.1, whole genome shotgun sequence genome:
- the LOC124935517 gene encoding uncharacterized protein LOC124935517 codes for MATNTMYPMVSFVLLAILRGVLCTEFNVRNDAISTPGGLRFEKEIGNAYTKDMMVKTTNFIWNMLKEDKAEDKKIVDKVEIVVSNYIGAEAITYGTTINISSVYVEGYKGDVKWEITSLMYHEMTHVWQWNGAGKAPVGLVEGIADYTILQANYYPPAFAKPGMGDKWDQGYDFTARFLEYCESLKPGFVASLNKMMKDSFSVEYFKVLLGKSVDQLWKEYKAKYSGGKVGRKLSLN; via the exons ATGGCCACTAATACAATGTACCCTATGGTGAGCTTTGTTCTTTTGGCAATTCTTCGTGGCGTCCTATGCACGGAATTTAATGTAAGGAACGACGCAATCTCTACCCCAGGTGGTTTGCGGTTCGAGAAAGAGATCGGAAATGCTTACACAAAGGATATGATGGTAAAAACTACCAATTTCATATGGAATATGTTGAAGGAAGACAAGGCAGAAGATAAGAAGATAGTAGACAAAGTTGAGATTGTCGTATCTAATTACATTGGAGCCGAGGCCATAACCTACGGGACAACGATTAATATCAGCTCCGTATACGTGGAG GGTTACAAAGGTGATGTAAAGTGGGAGATCACATCGCTTATGTACCACGAAATGACCCATGTTTGGCAATGGAACGGGGCTGGCAAAGCACCGGTAGGGTTGGTAGAGGGAATAGCGGATTACACTATCTTACAAGCGAATTACTATCCTCCTGCATTTGCGAAACCCGGAATGGGCGACAAATGGGATCAAGGATACGACTTCACGGCACGATTTCTCGAGTATTGCGAGAGTTTAAAGCCAGGGTTTGTTGCGTCCCTAAACAAGATGATGAAAGATTCATTTAGTGTAGAATATTTTAAAGTCTTGCTAGGGAAATCTGTGGATCAGTTATGGAAAGAATATAAAGCAAAATATAGTGGTGGGAAAGTTGGGAGAAAATTGTCACTAAACTAG
- the LOC124936349 gene encoding mitochondrial import receptor subunit TOM6 homolog, which yields MFPSMFARKPDKAAALKKMKIHVATFGVWVAVVRLTPYVLHYFSDHNEELKLEL from the coding sequence ATGTTTCCATCAATGTTCGCTCGGAAGCCTGATAAGGCGGCGGCGCTGAAGAAAATGAAGATTCACGTCGCCACGTTTGGTGTTTGGGTAGCTGTTGTCCGACTCACGCCGTACGTTCTCCATTACTTCTCTGATCACAACGAAGAACTTAAGCTTGAGCTCTAA
- the LOC124936162 gene encoding RING-H2 finger protein ATL65, with protein sequence MTTAPSPSPENHSHSIKLLSPSPSPSTAFLSSNSSPQTPSKLPIDFSPPLVAMVVVIAAAFVIVTYSRLISSYLIRVHRRWRRWRRRRRLFRSYVPSSAGDIESPPYNGSSFDLSDAFPYGLEESVIKTIPLSVYTRKSNLHDCAVCLLEFEENDYVRTLPVCYHAFHVDCIDVWLRSHANCPLCRALIFRPPSPFVPLMAARIRPSFDEVMMIESAILEPLEELPNQSEEITEELPNQSEDRFNGRDILLKRSYSFGFERNLGSERLTMDPSTSTASPWRYRRTSGGFWSKRTSPFTSLTKPRVFSFRYYRGMKSPFVRRRSGGFFPVSESSARYGGGGSSRRSKSMASPMFMRSSGGNLFFSSSRLRTGDPEALLSPERYNGRR encoded by the coding sequence ATGACGACGGCACCTTCTCCATCGCCGGAAAACCACAGCCACTCTATCAAATTACTATCTCCGTCGCCGTCGCCGTCCACCGCCTTTCTCTCATCGAATTCTTCACCACAAACGCCATCAAAATTACCGATCGATTTCAGTCCACCGTTAGTCGCCATGGTCGTAGTAATCGCTGCCGCCTTCGTTATCGTCACATATTCCCGTCTAATATCAAGTTATCTCATCCGCGTTCACCGCAGATGGCGTCGGTGGAGACGTAGACGACGGTTATTCCGTTCATACGTTCCTTCTTCAGCCGGCGATATTGAATCGCCGCCGTATAACGGTTCATCGTTCGACCTAAGCGACGCGTTTCCTTACGGACTTGAAGAATCAGTTATTAAAACAATTCCTCTATCTGTTTACACAAGGAAGAGTAATTTACACGATTGCGCAGTTTGCCTTCTCGAATTTGAAGAAAACGATTACGTTCGTACATTACCGGTTTGTTATCACGCGTTTCATGTTGATTGTATTGACGTTTGGCTTAGATCGCACGCGAATTGTCCACTTTGTCGCGCTTTGATTTTTCGACCTCCTTCTCCGTTTGTTCCTCTTATGGCTGCTAGAATTAGACCTAGTTTTGATGAAGTTATGATGATTGAGAGCGCAATTCTTGAACCGCTTGAAGAATTGCCAAATCAATCGGAGGAGATTACTGAAGAATTACCAAATCAATCGGAGGATCGATTCAACGGTAGAGATATCTTGTTAAAGAGATCTTACTCATTCGGATTCGAACGAAATCTAGGATCGGAGAGACTGACCATGGATccatcaacatcaaccgcatCTCCATGGAGATACAGACGAACCAGCGGCGGTTTTTGGAGCAAAAGAACATCGCCTTTCACATCATTAACTAAACCTAGGGTTTTCTCATTTCGTTATTACAGAGGAATGAAATCTCCATTTGTAAGACGAAGAAGCGGTGGATTTTTTCCGGTATCGGAATCAAGCGCGAGATACGGCGGTGGTGGATCTTCTCGACGGAGTAAATCGATGGCGAGTCCGATGTTTATGAGATCATCTGGAGGAAATCTGTTCTTTTCATCGAGTAGATTGAGAACAGGGGATCCTGAAGCTTTGTTATCGCCTGAAAGATACAATGGACGGCGGTAA
- the LOC124934387 gene encoding probable CoA ligase CCL6 codes for MSVYSVKVEESRPADGDKPSAGPVYRCIYAKDGLLELPAEMLSPWQLFSDSVEKNPKNRMLGRRQISEAKADPYIWITYQEAYDTALKLGSAIRSRGVLPGDKCGIYGSNCPEWILSMEACNSQSITYVPLYDTLGANAVEFIINHAEIQIAFVQENKIPSILACLQRCNSHLKTIVSFGEISISSEEKKEAEGLGVSFFSWKEFANLGNVHEKLPPKQRNDVSTIMYTSGTTGEPKGVILSNEAIVLEVVSTIHLMQVTHKACAEDDTYFSFLPLAHIYDQIVETICFSRGASVAYWRGDVRYLMDDLVALKPTMFCGVPRVYDRIYTGIMGKISAGGALKKAIFQYAYNYKLRNLEKGLPLDNAAPLLDKLVFDNIKQGLGGELRILLSGAAPLPSHIEEFLRVSSCCHLSQGYGLTESCGGCFASIVNVYSMKGTVGVPMPTIEARLESVPELGYDALATVPRGEICIRGKTLFSGYHKRQDLTEEVLLDGWFHTGDVGEWQPDGTMKIIDRKKNIFKLSQGEYVAVETIENAYMQSPLLTSIWVYGNSFESVLVAVAVPERKPLEEWASNNNEEGDFKTLCSNPRAKKYIMDELNKTAQNYKLKGFEMIRAIHLEPNLFDMDRDLITPTFKLKRPQLLKFYKHEIDELYNEAKARKE; via the exons ATGTCTGTGTACTCGGTGAAGGTGGAGGAATCGCGGCCGGCTGATGGTGATAAGCCGTCGGCGGGACCTGTTTATCGGTGCATTTATGCGAAAGATGGATTGCTTGAGCTTCCGGCTGAAATGTTGTCCCCCTGGCAGCTCTTCAG TGATTCTGTGGAGAAGAATCCAAAGAATCGCATGTTGGGTCGACGCCAAATATCTGAGGCGAAG gcTGATCCTTATATTTGGATCACATACCAAGAGGCATATGACACAGCTCTAAAACTTGGTTCTGCGATTCGGAGTCGTGGTGTCTTACCT GGAGACAAGTGTGGTATCTATGGTTCCAATTGCCCAGAATGGATCCTTTCAATGGAG GCATGTAACAGCCAGTCCATAACATATGTGCCTCTATATGACACACTAG GTGCAAATGCAGTTGAATTTATTATCAACCATGCAGAGATTCAAATAGCTTTTGTCCAAGAGAATAAGATACCATCA ATACTCGCATGCCTCCAAAGATGTAATTCACATCTCAAGA CCATTGTAAGCTTTGGAGAGATTTCGATTTCAAGCGAAGAGAAGAAGGAGGCGGAAGGTCTTGGTGTATCATTCTTCTCTTGGAAAGAATTTGCAAATTTGGGAAATGTTCATGAAAAACTTCCTCCAAAACAGAGGAATGATGTTTCCACGATAATGTATACAAGTGGAACGACTGGAGAACCTAAAGGAGTTATATTAAGCAACGAGGCCATAGTGTTGGAAGTTGTGTCCACGATTCACCTTATGCAAGTGACCCACAAAGCG TGTGCTGAAGATGATACATACTTCTCATTCCTTCCTTTAGCACATATTTATGACCAGATCGTTGAGACGATTTGCTTCTCTAGGGGAGCATCCGTCGCGTACTGGCGAGGG GATGTCAGATATTTAATGGATGACCTTGTTGCATTGAAACCAACTATGTTTTGTGGGGTTCCAAGGGTTTATGACCGCATATACACAG GTATAATGGGCAAGATTTCAGCTGGGGGTGCACTTAAAAAGGCCATCTTTCAGTATGCCTATAATTA TAAATTGAGGAACCTAGAGAAAGGATTGCCCCTAGACAATGCTGCTCCACTCTTGGATAAGCTGGTCTTTGATAAT ATCAAACAAGGACTTGGAGGAGAACTGCGAATCCTATTATCCGGTGCTGCCCCTTTACCCAGCCATATCGAGGAGTTTCTCAGGGTGTCTAGCTGCTGCCATTTGTCCCAAGGATATG GGCTTACTGAAAGCTGTGGTGGATGTTTTGCATCAATAGTGAATGTGTATTCAATGAAGGGGACAGTTGGAGTTCCCATGCCAACTATTGAGGCCAGGCTCGAATCCGTGCCAGAGCTTGGATACGATGCTCTCGCCACCGTCCCACGTGGTGAAATCTGTATCAGGGGAAAGACATTGTTCTCCGGTTATCATAAAAGACAGGACTTAACTGAAGAAGTTCTTCTCGATGGATGGTTCCATACAG GCGATGTTGGAGAATGGCAACCTGATGGCACAATGAAAATAATCGACAGGAAAAAGAACATCTTCAAGCTCTCTCAAGGGGAATATGTAGCTGTAGAAACCATTGAGAATGCTTACATGCAATCCCCTCTATTAACCTCT ATTTGGGTTTACGGTAACAGTTTCGAGTCAGTTCTCGTCGCAGTGGCAGTTCCCGAGAGAAAGCCTCTCGAGGAATGGGCTTCCAACAATAACGAAGAAGGAGATTTCAAAACTTTGTGTAGTAATCCAAGGGCGAAAAAATACATAATGGATGAACTCAATAAAACAGCTCAAAACTacaag CTTAAAGGGTTTGAAATGATAAGGGCAATTCATTTGGAGCCCAATCTATTTGACATGGATAGAGATCTCATCACACCCACTTTTAAACTCAAAAGGCCACAGCTTCTCAAATTCTATAAG CATGAGATTGATGAATTATATAATGAAGCCAAAGCAAGAAAGGAGTGA